One Schistocerca cancellata isolate TAMUIC-IGC-003103 chromosome 1, iqSchCanc2.1, whole genome shotgun sequence genomic region harbors:
- the LOC126174959 gene encoding transcription factor Ken-like yields MLDSSGLLTLHYGRHGAGVLDEVRSWWDAGHGADLSLVCDGGHALPAHRLVLAAASPLLRRALRDAPPHCPAAVSLPGVHARTAAHLLTFLYTGEACVQAGDIASLQELITLLEIKSDFVHEEKKAEEDGARIDEAGCSSATRRRTSGSSPAPAAAPAVADSPQGSPDSDAGVAIKQELHSDTDAEEDANAEDADAEGDGEDSAAQAGSGGRTDSEDESREGYGVGGGGATPTPPAGGIPQRRRSSLNPVNLSLADAERAHSRSPLRNSRSSESAPDADRDTGEGEGEGDSRGADEADSRDGVPEMPCKSRPSSAPAQPQENSRDRLNESEIRQQTVQHTILHHHHQHHHHQQPQHHQDYKRQLLVAAQRVKRKQMFGDVYSDPDVDVRVAADDDAPLIRTSPENYVVTPHRKRRPGFHNSPAQNPPFVPLCPSYLDDVPHHRHLHSSPSPRLLPAHPPPPPPYLPAPPPTAVAAPDRSSPGPDDKYHHHQQQHHHHHHQQRHHHHHHHTHQQAAPPPQPPPPPGGGQQPLDLVPRGEVPHWSSWSLVAAGAGTAATAAVDDGSGTPGGGTAGFVSALAAAAARSAGGGCGTGAGTGATADSESGTTASAAAADVKPVVASNNKVVAVREYRCQYCGKQFGMSWNLKTHLRVHTGEKPFACRLCVAMFKQKAHLLKHLCSVHRNVINEGGEGRFSCCFCQMSFETLQELIRHLSGPHNNLLLSKNLHG; encoded by the exons ATGCTGGACAGCAGCGGCCTGCTGACGCTGCACTACGGGCGGCACGGCGCGGGCGTGCTGGACGAGGTGCGCTCGTGGTGGGACGCGGGCCACGGCGCCGACCTGTCGCTGGTGTGCGACGGCGGGCACGCGCTGCCCGCGCACCGCCTCGTGCTGGCCGCCGCCTCGCCGCTGCTGCGCCGCGCGCTGCGCGACGCGCCGCCGCACTGCCCGGCCGCCGTCTCGCTGCCCGGCGTGCACGCGCGCACCGCCGCCCACCTGCTCACCTTCCTCTACACCGGGGAGGCCTGCGTGCAG GCGGGTGACATTGCCAGCCTTCAGGAACTAATTACCTTACTCGAAATAAAATCGGACTTCGTCCACGAAGAAAAAAAGGCGGAAGAAGATGGCGCCAGAATCGATGAAGCTGGCTGCTCCTCCGCTACTCGAAGGCGGACGTCGGGCTCGAGTCCGGCCCCTGCGGCCGCACCTGCGGTCGCAGACTCCCCCCAGGGAAGTCCCGACAGCGATGCGGGG GTAGCCATAAAGCAGGAGCTGCACTCGGACACGGACGCGGAGGAGGATGCCAACGCGGAAGACGCCGATGCCGAGGGAGATGGCGAGGACTCGGCGGCGCAGGCGGGCAGCGGCGGGCGCACCGACAGCGAGGACGAGAGTCGCGAGGGGTACGGCGTAGGCGGGGGCGGCGCGACGCCGACACCCCCAGCGGGCGGCATCCCGCAGCGGCGCCGCAGCTCGCTCAACCCCGTCAACCTGTCGCTGGCCGACGCCGAGCGCGCACATTCGCGCAGCCCACTGCGCAACTCCAGGTCCTCCGAGTCGGCACCAGACGCGGACAGGGACACCGGCGAGGGCGAAGGCGAGGGCGACAGCCGGGGGGCTGACGAAGCGGACAGCAGGGACGGCGTGCCAGAG ATGCCGTGCAAGAGCCGCCCGAGCAGTGCCCCAGCCCAGCCACAGGAGAACTCCCGAGACAGATTGAATGAAAGTGAGATACGTCAGCAGACAGTCCAACACACAatcctgcaccaccaccaccaacatcacCACCACCAACAGCCGCAACACCATCAGGACTACAAGAGGCAGCTGCTGGTGGCAGCGCAGCGTGTCAAACGGAAACAGATGTTTGGGGACGTGTATAGTGACCCGGATGTGGATGTCAGGGTGGCAGCTGACGATGATGCACCACTCATCCGCACATCGCCTGAGAACTATGTGGTGACCCCTCACCGCAAGCGCCGGCCAGGTTTTCACAACTCGCCAGCGCAGAACCCGCCCTTCGTGCCGCTGTGCCCATCCTACCTGGATGACGTGCCACACCACAGGCACCTGCACAGCAGCCCCAGCCCACGCCTGCTGCCGGCacacccacccccaccaccaccctaTTTACCTGCTCCACCCCCAACGGCTGTCGCTGCTCCCGATCGCTCATCTCCAGGGCCTGATGACAAGtatcaccaccaccagcagcaacatcaccaccaccaccaccagcagcggcaccatcaccaccatcaccacaccCACCAgcaggcagcaccaccaccacagccGCCTCCACCCCCTGGTGGAGGGCAGCAGCCACTGGATCTGGTGCCACGTGGGGAGGTCCCACACTGGAGCTCGTGGTCTCTGGTAGCCGCAGGTGCGGGCACCGCGGCAACAGCAGCAGTAGACGATGGGAGTGGCACACCTGGAGGTGGCACCGCAGGTTTTGTGTCTGCGCTGGCGGCAGCAGCAGCTCGCTCTGCTGGAGGTGGCTGTGGTACTGGTGCTGGCACTGGGGCTACAGCAGACAGTGAGTCAGGCACCACGGCATCTGCCGCAGCAGCCGATGTCAAGCCTGTGGTTGCATCCAACAACAAAGTGGTCGCTGTGCGTGAGTACCGCTGCCAGTACTGTGGCAAGCAGTTTGGTATGAGCTGGAACCTAAAGACGCATTTGCGAGTGCACACTGGAGAGAAGCCGTTCGCTTGTCGTCTGTGTGTTGCTATGTTCAAGCAGAAGGCTCACCTCCTCAAGCATTTGTGTTCTGTGCATAGGAATGTCATCAACGAAGGTGGTGAAGGCCGCTTCAGCTGCTGTTTCTGCCAGATGTCATTTGAAACACTACAAGAGCTCATACGACACTTGTCAGGACCGCACAATAATTTGCTGTTGAGCAAAAACCTCCATGGATAG